In Thermodesulfobacteriota bacterium, the DNA window CGGGGGCCACGTGTCCCGGGGGTTGGCCCGGAGCCAGCGCAGCCAGTCCTCTTGGGCAAGGTCCGGTGCGCCGGGCACGAACGCCTCGAACCCGGCCTCCCGGGCGAAGCGCTCCACGTCGGCTCTGGCCGCCTTCTCCCAGTCCACCACGGCCTTGGCGGGGAGTCCCGGGGCGATCTCGGCCGCCTTCTCCTTCACGTGCTGGATGGCCTCCAGGGGGTTGTACCCCTCCCGCACGACCACCACGCCCCCCACGGCCTCGGCGCCCCCCTTGTCGAGCACCCCCCGGCGCTCCGCGGGGCCCAGGCCCACCACCGCCACATCCCGCACCCGGATGGGGATCTCCCGGGGGCCGGTGCGCACCACCGCCTCCTCCAGGTCGGAGAGGCTGCGCACGAACCCCAGGCCCCGGATGACGTACTCCACCCGGTTGATCTCGGTGGTGCGGGCCCCCACGTCGAGGTTGCTCATCCGCACCGCATCGAGGACCTGGGTCAGCGTCACCCCGTGGGCTCGCAGGGCGTCGGGGTCCACGTCGACCTGGTACTCCTGCACGAAGCCCCCCATGGAGGCGACCTCGCTCACCCCTTCGGCCGACAGCAGACCGAAGCGCACGTACCAGTCCTGGGCGGAGCGCACCTCGTGGAGGTCCCAGCCGCCCGCGGGGTTGCCGTCGGGGTCGCGGCCCTCGAGGGTGTAGAGGAAGACCTGGCCGAGCGCCGTGGCGTCGGGCCCCAGGCCCGGCTGCACCCCCTCGGGGAGGCTTCCGGCGGGGAGGCTCGAGAGGCGCTCGAGGATGCGCGAGCGCGACCAGTAGAACTCCACGTCCTCCTCGAAGATGATGAAGATCGTGGAGAACCCGAACATGGAGAGGCTGCGGATGGTCCGGACCCCCGGCACGCCCAGGAGCGTCACCGTGAGGGGGTAGGTGACCTGCTCCTCCACGTCCTGGGGGGAGCGGCCCGGCCAGTCGGTGAAGACGATCTGCTGGTTCTCGCCCAGATTGGGGATGGCGTCCACGGGCACGGGGTCTCGGGGGAGCCAGCCGATCTTCCAGTCGAACGGCGCCGCCGCCACGCCCCAGCCGACCACGGCCAGTATCCCGATGAGGACCACCAGCTTCTGCTCGAGGCAGAAGCGGATGACCTTGCCCAGGAGGGTGTCGCGGTCGGGCGTCGCCACCCCTCGCTCCTCGCGGCCCATGTCAGAAGTCACGGAAGAACTCCTCCACCTCGTCGCGCGCCCCAGCCGGCGCCCCGGGGGCAGGCGCCGGGCCGGCGCCGTGGTCGTGCACCGGGGGCGCGCCCCCCTCGGGAGCCATCATGCTCGGCAGGCCCCGGATCTGGAGCTCGCTGTCGAGCTTGAACGCCCCGTGGGCCACCACGAGCTCCCCTTCCGCAAGCCCCTCGCGCACCTCGTAGTACGCGCCGGCACGGGGCCCCAGCACGACCTGGCGCCCCTCGAAGGTGGGGCGCTCGGCCCCCGGCACCTTCACGTACACCACCGCGCGCTTGCCGGTGAGCAGCGGCGCGCTGGCGGGGATGACCAGGGGCCGTTCCTGCCCCTCCGGGCCGCCGGGGGCGGTGTGCACCGCGGCCCGCACGAACATGCCGGGCTTGAGTCGGCCGCCGGGGTTGGGCGCCTCCACCCGCACCCGGGCGGTTCGGGTCTCGGCGCTCACCACGGGGTCCACGAAAGACACCGTCCCCGTGAGCTCCTCCCCCGGGAAGGCCTCGGCCGAGAGCTTCACCTCCTGGCCCCGAGTGAGCCGGGGAAGGTCGGCCTCGTAGGCCTCCAGGAGCGCCCACACCTGCCCCAGGTCCGCCAGGGAGTAGAGGGGCATCCCCGTCTCGACGTACATCCCCTGGGTGGCCATCCGCTCCAGCACCACGCCCCCCACGGGAGCCCGGATCGTAATCCGGTCGGTCACGGTGCCGCGGCTCTCCACCTGGGCGATCTGGGCGGGGGCGAGCCCCAGGAGCCGGAGCTTCTCCCGGGCCGCGGCCAGGGGCACCCGCGCCAGGTCTCCCCCAGCGCCTGCACCCCGGGCCTCCAGCTCCGCGGCCACGCGCCGGGCCTGGAGGAGCTCTTCCTGGGCGGCGAAGAGCTCCGGGCTGTAGAGGGTGACCAGGGGTTCGCCCGCCTTTACCTCGCGGCCCGTGTAGGCCACGTGGACCTCCTCGATGCGGCCGCCCACCCAGGCGGAGATGGTGCGCAGTCGGGTCTCGTCGGCCTCGATGCGGCCGAAGAGCCGCAGGGAAGCCTGGGCGGAGAGGCGCTCCACCGGCCAGGTTCGAACCTCCAGGAGGGCCGCGGCCCGGGGGCTCAGGGAGAGCCGGGGCGCGCCCTCGTCCTCGGACGCGTCCTCCTCGGCGGCGGCCACGGGCACGAGCGTCATGCCGCAAATGGGGCACTTTCCCGGCTCGGGCTGGCGGATGAAGGGGTGCATGGCGCACGTCCAGATGGTCTCCCGGGCGACGCCCTCCCCGGTCTGGGAGGCGGCCGGATGGTCGCTGTGGCTTACCGGGTGCCGGTCCCGGGGGCCGCTTCCGGCCAGGTAGGCGGCCACGACGAGCACCGCCACCCCGGCCCCGAGGGCCCAACGCCGCCACCCCTTCATCCGTTCCATCATCGCCGCCGCCTCTCTTCCCGCGGAGTTTCGCCGTTGCGTCGTGAAAGCACCGAGCAATGGGCGTGCCGAATGGGAAAGCCTCTAAAATCAAATGCTTTCAAAACACCAGCCGGCCTGCGGGCTTTTGGTTGGAGAGTACTCTACAACTCTTTGGAGGACTGTCCACAGCGGCCACGCCCGTTTCAGTGGGCGGTTCCCACCCTACCCCTCGAACGCGCCGCCCAAATCGATATCGACCCCGACTCCGATCCCGATTTCGATTTCGAGCGGTGAGCCGTAGGGTGGGCATCGCCCACCAGCCCTCTCACCCCGGGCAGCACCCCCCGCCGCACCCCTTCCCGGCGGCCGCGGATCCGGGCCCGGACCGCGCTCCGTCGGAGAGGGGCCCTTCGGCGTACCCCAGGAACCGGGCGGGGTACCCCGCCCGGGTGACGGCCTCGGCCAGGGCCCGGGGGTCGGCGGACTCCGGGTCGTGCGCCACGGCGACGGTGCGGGCGGCCAGGTCCACGGCCACGGCCCGCACCCCGGGCAGGCCCTCCAGGGCCGAGTGGATGCGGGCCTCGCAGCTCCCGCAGGTGATGCGCTCCACCCCGAGGACGAGGGTCCGGGCGGAAGCGGCAGGGCTCTCCCCTACGCTCCCCGAACCCGCGAGACCCTGCCCCCAGAGCCCCACGGCCACCGCCGCCACCGCCAGCGCTCCCACCGCGCTCCACGCAACGCGCTTCATCGGATTGCTCCTTTCCGGCCCCGGCTCACGCCGACGCCTCCGCCGGCCGCACCAGCCGGTCCTCTTCCACGATCACCCCGTCCGCCACCCGGAGGATCCGCCGGGCGTGGCGGGCGCACTCGGGGCTGTGGGTGACCATCACGATGGTCATCCCTTCGCGGTTGAGCTTCTCCAGCAGCGCCATGACGGCGGCGCTGGTCTTGGAGTCCAGGTTCCCCGTGGGCTCGTCGGCCAAGAGGATGGCCGGCTCGTTCACGATGGCCCGGGCAATGGCCACCCGCTCCTGCTCCCCGCCGGAGATCTGGCTCGGCAGGCGATCCCCCTTCCCGGCAAGCCCCACCCGGGCCAGGGCCTCGGCCGCCATCTCCCGCTTCTTCTTCCGGCTCGCCGGGACCACCGCCAGGGGGAGCATCACGTTTTCCGACAGGGTCAGGTAGGGGATCAGGTGGAAGCTCTGGAAGACGAAACCCAGGAACTCCCGGCGAAAGTCCGCCCGCTGCTCGGGTCCCAGGGCATACACGTCGATGCCGTCCACCTCGAGCCGCCCCGAGGTGGGGGTGTTCAGGGCGCCCATCACGGACAACAGGGTCGACTTGCCGGAGCCCGACTCCCCCATGACCGCCACGAACTCCCCCGCCTCCACGGCCGCGCTCATGTCGCGAACCGCGAACACGGCCGCGTCTCCGGAGCCATACTGTTTCACCAGATTCGACGCTTCGATATAGCTCATGGTCTTCTCTCTCCGGTCGGACCGTCCCGTCCGACGCGTCTGACGAGGTTAGAGCGCCCGCAGGGCCTCGTTGGGGTCCATGCGGGCGGCCAGGAGCGCCGGGTAGGCGCTGGCCACAAGGCCCAGGAGCACCGAGAGCCCCACCGCCCCGGCCGCCAGGACCGGGTCGAGGGGGACGCCCGCGATGGCGGCCTCGGCGCCGTGGTGCATGGCGGCTGCCGAGGTGTCGGTGAAGAAGGGTAGCGCCAGCCGGGTGCCCGCGAGCCCCGTCACGTACCCCAGGACCCCGGCCAGGGCCGAGACGACGCCCGCCTCCAGCAGGACGATGCGCACCACGTGGCTCTTCCGGAAGCCGATGGCCCGGAAGATGCCGATCTCGCTCGTGCGCTCCCGCACGCTCCCGGTCATGGTGACGAGCACCACCAGGCCCCCCACCAGCACCACCAGGGCCGAGACCCCCAGGGAAAAGGCCTTGAAGTGGCCGATGGCCTCCATGCGCCCCTTCACCACGGCCTGGATGGCCATCACGTCCGCTCCCGGGAGCACCTCGGAGATCTGGACGACCATCTCGTCCACGGGGCAGTCCATGCAAAGCGCCGCCACCTCGGCCATGGAGACCCGGCCGTCCTTCCCCAGAACGAACTGGGCCGTGCCCAGGTGGGTGAAGACCATCTGGTCGTCCTGGGAGCCCGTGACCTCCAGGATCCCCGAGACCGCGAAGTCCCACCCGTCGATCTGGAGCCGGTCCCCCACCGCGATGCCCAGGCGCCGGGCCACGTCGGCACCCAGGAGAACCCCGTTCTCCGGCGGCGCCTCTCCCTGGATCTTCCACCACGGCTTGAGGATGTGGGAGGCCATGAAGTCCACCCCGGCGAGCAGCGCCTTCTGGTCCTTCACCGTCACCACCCCCAGCACCATGGGCCCCACGGCCGCGAGGTTCCCGGCGTTTCGGATGGTGTGGATGCGGGCGAGGTCGGCCTCCCGGATCTCCTCCACCTCGAAGGCGACCCCTCCCAGGGAGAGCCCGCCGTAGGTCAGGGAGAGGTTCTCGGTGTGGGGCACCACCAGGATGTTGGCGCCGTACTGGTCGAGCTTGTGGTAGACGTCGTCGGTCATGGCCCGGGTGAGGGTCACCAGGCCCACCACCGTGGCCACGGCGATCAGGAGGCCTGCCAGGACGAAGCCCGCCTTGGCCCGGCGCCGCCGCAGATTGAGAAACGCGATGTCGCGCAGGGTCATCTCAGCCCTCCCGCTGGAAGTCGAAGTACCCGCGGCCCGAGAGGATGTCGCCCACCTGGATCACGACCTTCCCGTCCCGCACCTGGTTGGGCAGGGGCGCCGGGTTGCAGCCGCCCTTCACCTCCATCACCTTCACCGAAGGGAAGCGCATCCGGCAGTTCTGGCACACCATCTCGTCGCCGTCCTGGCGGTAGCCCTTCCCCGCCCGCCAGCAGGCGTCGCAGGCGTCGAAGGCCGAGCGGATCACCCCGTCGGAGCTCTTGAGGACGAAGTAGCGCAGAACCGGGCCGCCCTCCGTCCGGTGCTCGTAGAAACGGGCCCGGCCGTCGTCGAAGTCAGCCGCCGGGTGGCTCACTTCCCCCGCGTGGGCCTGGGCCGGGGCCAGCAGGGCAGGCGCCGCGGCTTGCGGCGGTGCCCCCTGGCGCCCGAGGAAGAACACGCCGCCGCCGATCACCAGGGCGGCGCACCCGGCGATGAGGAGGAACTGGGTCGAACGGCTGGTCTTCTTGGCGCCGAGGACGGCGGCCTTCTTGGCGGCCAGCTTGTCTTGGGGCTGGATTTCGTTGGACATGAGGTCTGCTCCTTGGGCCGGGCGGCACGCCCGGCAAACCGCCGGCGGTGTTTCCCACGGGCGCGCGGCGCGGCCCGGCCGGTGCAGGTTGGCTCTCGGGGGATCTCTTGTGGGATCTGGGTACGGTCGGGCTCCGCAGGGAGCCCAGGGCGCACCTCGACGCTTCCGGCAGCCGTAAGGGGCCGGCCATTCGGTCGGGGTCACGCCCGCGGGGCAGGGCGGTCTAACAGAGCAGGGCGAGGTGGCGGAGGTAGATCGGACCCGGGGGGCCTTGGGCGCAGGGGCGTGCGTGGGCCAGGGAGCCCACGGGCGAAGCGGGCACCGCCGAGGAGTCGATGCTCCCGAGAACCGGCGCGTGGGCCGGGGCATCCACCCGGGGAACTGCCGTCACGGCGGAGTCCGGGAAGTCCTGGACCGGCGCCTGCTCCAGGTCGCAGGGAACGGGGGCCGTGTCGCAGCAGCAGGAGTGGGGCTCCGCGCCGGGATGCACCGCCACCGGCGCCGCGCAGCACCCGCCGCCGCACGGGCGGTGCGGCAGCGCGGCGCCCAGGAGCAGCATGCTCAGGACGGCGAGCCAGGCGATGGGAGATGGGGCGCGGAAGCGGGTCACGGGCACTCCTCAGTCTCATTCTACGGTTTCGTATGCTAACCCTCCGGCATCGAATCGTCAACTAGATTCGTAAACTTTAAGGGATGGGGCGATCTTGTTCCACAGTAGCGCAGAGGGAAATCCCGGGGGGCACGCCCTTGCCACCCCGGGAGGGGGCGCTACATTTCCAGGTGTCGGGCCCGGGGACCGCCCGGTCCGCCGGTGACCGGGACCCGCTCCGGGGGGGAGGAAAGGAGCTCGCCATGAAGAACGTCTCTCTTGCCCTCGCGGCGCTGGCCGCCCTGGTCGGCCTTGTTGCCGCGCCGCCCGCGTCGGCCGTCTGGCCCGCCCCCATGATCGTCGCCCTCGACCTGGAGACCCGGGTCCCCGACCCCTACTACGTCCTCTCGGGCCCCATCGAGACCTACCGGGCCTACCCCTTCCAGGACTGGGTGAGCGAGGCCTTCCGGGAATACGCGCGGCAGAAGTCCGGGGCTCTCGAGGAAGAGGGAATCCTCCAAGTGCGCGTCGAACAGCTCTCCACCCGGTTCCGGGCCATCGGCTCGGCCGGGGAGCAGCGGGCCGAGCGGGTGTACAAGACGGCCTGGCTCCGGTTGGAGGTCTCGTTCCTCGCGGGAGGAGAGATCCTGGCCCGGCGAGACGGCTGGCTGGAAGCACAGGTCACCCTGGGCTGGCACGAGGCCGGCGCCGAGCAGTACTACGACTTCACGGACGTCCTGGGAGCGGTGATCGCCAAGGCCCTGGCCGAAGCCGACGCCGCGGTGGAGGAGGCCCTGCGGGCCTCGGGGCGCCGGTAAAATCCCGGGACCGCAGCCGAGCTCGCCCCCGCCCGTCGAAACGCCCCCCGCGTGACTCACCCCCCCTCGGGCGGCTTGCGGGGGATGCCGAACTTCTCCATCCGGTAGAGGAGGATGTGCCGGGGCACCTTGAGGAGCCGGGCCGCGTGACTCTGGTTCCACCCGGCCCGGCGCAGGGCCTCCCGGATGAGGGCGGCCTCCGCCTCCTCGAGCCCGATTCCCTCGGCGGGGAACTCGAACCGAAACCCGCCCGGCGGCCCGGCCTCGGGGGGCCGGCGGACCTTCTCGGGGAGGTCCGGAAGGTCGAGCACGTCCTTTTCCCGCAAGATCAGCAGCCGCTCCACGGTGTTTTCGAGCTCGCGCACGTTGCCCTTCCAGGGGTGGCGCTTCAGGGCCTCTAGTGCACGGGCCGTGAAGGTCACCTGGCCTGCCGGCGCGAGGGTCTTCAGGAAGTGGGCCACCAGGAGCGGGATGTCGTCGGGCCGTTCCCGCAGGCTCGGGACGTGGATGGGCACCACCGCGAGCCGGTAGTAGAGGTCCTCCCGGAACCGCCCTTCCTCGATCTCCTCCTCCAGGTCCCGATTGGTGGCGGCCACGATGCGCACATCGACCCGGATCGGCTGGTTGGCGCCCACCGGCGTCACCTCCATCTCCTGGAGCGCCCGCAGGATCTTGGCCTGGAGCTCCACCGGGAGCTCCCCGATCTCGTCCAGGAACAGGGTGCCGCCGCTGGCCTCCTCGAACTTCCCCGCCCGGTCCCGTACGGCCCCGGTGAACGAGCCCTTGACGTGGCCGAAGAGCTCACTTTCCAAGAGCTCCCGGGGGATGGCCGCGCAGTTGACCGGGAGGAACGGCCGGGAGGCCCGGCGGCTTCGGTAGTGCACGGCCCGGGCCACGAGCTCCTTGCCGGTGCCGCTCGCCCCGGTGAGGAGGACCGGTGCATCGGTCTCGGCCACCTTCTCCACCAGCCGGAAGACCCGCTGCATGGGGGGCGAGTCCCCCACGATGTTCTCGAAGCCGTACTTCTTCGAGACCTCCTTTCGCAGGCGCACGTTCTCGGCCTCGAGGCTCCGCACCCGCAGGGCCTTGGCGGCGGCCAGCTTGAGCTCGTCGCGGTTGAAGGGCTTGGTGATGTACTCGAAGGCGCCCGCCTTCATCGCCTCCACCGCCGTCTCGATGGTGCCGAAGGCCGTGATGACGATGACGGGGGTGTCGGGGGAGTCGGCCCTGATCCGGCGCAGGAGGTCCAGGCCATCCATCCCGGGCATCTTGATGTCGGTGACCACGAGGTCGAAGCGGCCCCTGGCCAGGGCCGCCAGGGCCTCCTCGCCGCTCGCGGCCGTGGCGACGGCGTGCCCCTCCTGGGCCAGGTTGTACTCCAGGACGCGCCGCAGGCTCGCGTCGTCGTCGACTACCAGGACCTTGGCCATGGGGGCCTCCGAGGGCAGGGGCTAGGGGTCAGGGGTCAGGGGCTAGGGGTCAGGGGCAAGGGGCCAGGGGTCAGGGGCTAGGGGTCAGGGGCTAGGGGCAGGGTCAGGGTGAAGCGGGCGCCCCCCCCGGGGCGGTTCTCGGCGTCGATCCGTCCCCCATGGGCCTCGGCGATGCGCTGGCTGATGGCGAGGCCCAGGCCCGTGCCGTCCTCCTTGGTCGTGAAGAAGGGCTCGAAGACCCGGGACAGGGCCTCGGCCGGGAGCCCCGCCCCCTGGTCCTCGACCCGGAGCAGGACCAGCTTCCCCTCCACTTCCCGGTATGCGGGGCCGGGCACCCGGCCCGGGCGCACCTCCGCCCAGACCCGCACCTCGCCCCCCCGCGGCGAGGCCTGCACCGCGTTGAGGACCAGGTTCAACACGACCTGGGCGAGCTGTCCGGGCGAACCCCGCACCCGGAGCCCCTCGCCCACCTCGCACCGCACCGCCACGCCCGCCTTGCGGGCCTGGGCCTCGGTGAGGGCCGCCGTCTGGCGCACCACCCGCTCCAGGTCGCAGAGCTCCTCCCCGCCCCGGTCCCCCTGCCGGGCGTAGCCCAGGAACTCCTCCACCACCCCGTTGAGCCGCTCGGTCTCCTTGAGCAGGATCGCCAGGAACTCCGCCTTGGGGTGACCCGGGGGGAAATCGTCCTTGAGGATCTCGGCCGTGCCCCGGATGGAGCCCAGCGGGTTTCGGATCTCGTGGGTCATGCCGGCGGCGAGCTGTCCCATGGCCGAGAGCCGGTCGGCCCGGCGCAGGTGCCCCTCGATCTCCAGGATGAGGTCCGCCTGGCGCCGGAGCTCGCGGTACGACCGGTCCAGGCGCGAAGCCGAGCGCTGGCACTGGATGCGCAGCCGGCGCTCCCGGTCCGCGAAGTACCCCACCACGCCCGCAAAGGCGAAGTAGAGCAGCACCTCCATGAACTGGTTGGCCACCTCCCGGCTCTCGTGGTGCCAGTGCAGCAGGATGTGGGGCGCGTAGGCCGCGGCAATCGCAGCGGAGGCGACCAGCCCGCCCCGCACGCCGAACCACACCGCGGCAAGCCCCGCCGGGAAGTAGTAGAGGCGCCGGTAGACGTCGTGGAGGAGCGGCCGGTCCGTCTGGGTGACGTAGTGCAGCACCGACACCGCCACCACCAGGGCGGCCACCGCTGCGGCCCGGCGCAGGAGCTCCTCTCTCTGACTTCCCTCGGTCATCGCGCCACCTCTGCTCCCGACTCCTCAAACGCAGAAGCAAGGCTCGTACCCCGGCCCGCCACGGGCGGCCCGGAGCGCAGCTTCCTCCTTCGCTCCTCGGGCGCGCTTCCCCGGCCCCGCTGCCGCTGAACAGTATTCCACAGGGTGACGGATAGCCAACAAGCCTCCCGAACGCTGCCTGACCCACTCCCGCCCTCCCCGCCGCGGAAGTCCGTGCCCCGGTGCGGACTTCCGCCGCCGCCCCGCTCCTGGCACGGGAGATGCCAAGTACGGGGATGAACCCGGCAGCCCCCCAACCCGCCGGAACGGATCCGGCAGTTGGCGGCCGCCACCGCCCCCCAAGCGAGGGGAGAAAGAGCACAGCCATGCCTTCCAAATTCTTGTGGATCCTCGCTGCGAGCCTCGTCCTCGCCGCCTCCGCCGCCTCGGCCCACCCCTGGAGCGGCTCCCCGGCGCCGGGCAAGCCCGGCGTCCACGCCCACGTCTCCGCAGCCCGGGCCAAGGCCCTGGCTGCGCAAGCCGAAGTCCCGGAAATCCGCGAGCGGGATGGGAGGCCGGCAGCGCACGAAGCGGTGCGACGGGTGATTCCGCTGCCCAAGCGTCTTCGGTAGGCGACGGGCGTGGATGCACATTGGCGTGGGAATCGGACGTGCCGGAGGCACGCCCCGAAGGGCGAGCCCTAACGAGGCGACGAGTTGCGATTCGGCGGTCTGAGGTGAAACTTCGTGAGCGGTGGGAGCGGGGTGTGGACCGGGCGCACGCCGTGCGCCCCTACCGGCAGGGATCTTCCCTCACCCCGGGCACAGCCCAAGCGCCTTCCGGGGGCGCCGGGAACAGGGCCAGGACGACCCTGCCGTCCACCGTGCTCACCGCCCCCTCCCCCACCTGGACAGCCTCGCCGCAGAGAGGGAAGAGGGCGTAGCCGTAGTAGGCGACAGGAGGCGCGATTCCAAGGCCCTGGCCCGGGGGAAGGGCCTCGCGAAGGCGGGCCTCGGCTTCCGCGGGGGCCAGGGTCTCCTGGATCGCGGAGAGCCGAGGCCGGGCCCGGTGGCCGTACTTCTGGTTCCACATGAGCTCCGGCTCGGGGGCGGGGAAGCGCCTCGCGCTCATCTGACCGGAGGAGGAGACCTCCAGGGAGAAGGCCCCCCGCCCGGACTCCACCTCGGTTGCGTACACCCAGAAGCCTTCTGAAAAGCCGAGGGCACGCTCCACCCGCACCCCCTCCACGCCGAGAGCCCTCAAATACTCCCCGGCGTAGGAGGCCGCATCCGCCACCGAGACCACGGGGCGGGTCGCGAACCCCTTGGGCACGGTGCCGATCCGGGTGCGCGGAGGGAAGTCCGCCGGGTCGGCGCAGCCGGCCGCCAGCGCAGCAGCGGCCAGCAACCCCAGGACGACCACCCGCAGTGGAAACCCCTGCCAGATCACTCCACCTCCCTCCTCATCCGCTCGAACTCCTCCCGGGTGAGCTCTCCCTGGGCATAACGTCTCCTGAGGATCTCGAAAGGCGTTTCCGGCGCCGCTGGCCCGGGCCGGCCCCCTCCCAAGGCGAGCCTCACGAGGAAGACCAGCCCCAGGACCGCGAGCGCCCAAAAGGCGAGCATGAAGAGCCAGCCCCCGAACCCCACTCCGTGCTCCCAGCCCATCCAGCGGTGCATCATCGCGGCCCTCTCTGCGCGGGTTCTTTGCTCCCGGGAAAGGGGGCGGATCGCGCCCGAGCCCTTCTCACGGGAGTCAGGCCCGCAAGGCTACCCCGCGCCGCGAGGCCCGCAAGTTGGGGGTCCCCCAGGGCGGTGAGCGCGAAATTGGGCAGGGCGTAGGGTGGGACTGCGTCCCACCATTTCTGCCACGGCTCGGACCTCCGTGTGGTGGGACAGGGTCCCACCCTACCTCTCTGGAGAGCGGGCGGAGTCGGAGGAGGGCACGGCAAATGCTGCCTTGGCCCGGGGCCCTACCGCCGCTGGGTGCGCAGCTCGAAGGTCAGCTCGGCGGAGCCCTCGTCCCGCAGAGCCCAGTAGGCGCAGTACTCGTTCTTCTGGCGCGCCGTGAAGACGCCGCTTCCCGAAAGAGAGCCATCCCGGTAGACGGGGTACTGGGTCTTCTCGCCCGAGTGAAAGTGGATGTCGAAGCGCACCGGACCGGACGCCTCGTAGGAGTAGCGAAGGGAGTCTCCGGAGTTGAGCTCGATACACCGCTCGTAGCTTTCATAGGCGCCCAGGCGGATGCGTTCTTGTGCCGGGGCCGGCGCTCCCAGCGCCAGGGTCACGCCCAGGGCTCCCCAGAGTGCGACGGCTCTTCTCCGCCCGAACATGGACGCCATTTTCCATTCCCCATTCAAAAGATGTGAGGAACGATCGGGCTTGCAGCGGCCCAGAGGGAGAGGCCGAGCACGGCGAGGCTCCCCAGGTAGAAGGCAAGCTCCCCCAGCCGCGCCCTCCCGGCGCCCCTTCCCGGGAGGCTCTCCACCGCGTACGGGAAGAGCAGCAGGGGCAGGAACACGACCACCGGCGCCGCCGCCATGGCGGCAGCGCCAAAGAGGTTCTCGCCGGCCACCAGGAAGTAGAGCGGCCACGGAGGCTTGGTGATCTCGATCCCGGTCACGGCGGGCCCGGCGGCGAGCCCCCTGATGAGGGGCGCCTCCTGGAGGGCGCTCTGCAAGGCGAGGAGCCCTCCCAAGGTGGCGAAGTACCCCAGGGCCACCTTCCAATGCTTCCGGACGTGCACGTACTCCTGGCGCATGAGCACGTGGAGGGTCAGGAGGAGAAAGCCCGAGGCAAGGGTGAGGGCCACGTGGGCGGAGAAGAGCCGCATGACGGCCAGTTCCCCCGAGAAGAACCTCGCCGCGTGCTCCCCCAGAGGCACCAGGGAGAGGGCGTACATGATGTGCTGGAACCCCTCCAGGGCTTCCTGATCGGCGCGAAGAAAGCTTCCGGCCACGAAGTTGAGCCACAGCAGGACGAAGAGGAGGGCGCCGGTGAGCCAG includes these proteins:
- a CDS encoding cytochrome b N-terminal domain-containing protein translates to MLRRDNGKGSGWMLAPALLVLVLLLCPSAEVRAHGEAHSEEGGHAAVGFGYLGLEPEGLVDPAEREGFSERVKAEAYAKGRLDVARLVALAVVLAGVFAAHGAGRGRKTRWGRALEWDALGTTCGMVLLFLVVPTGTILSFFYNPSPWQTYASVESMAARPALAFLRNLHNWSSELLLALMLVHTAKTVSSRGYLGRRKVIWLTGALLFVLLWLNFVAGSFLRADQEALEGFQHIMYALSLVPLGEHAARFFSGELAVMRLFSAHVALTLASGFLLLTLHVLMRQEYVHVRKHWKVALGYFATLGGLLALQSALQEAPLIRGLAAGPAVTGIEITKPPWPLYFLVAGENLFGAAAMAAAPVVVFLPLLLFPYAVESLPGRGAGRARLGELAFYLGSLAVLGLSLWAAASPIVPHIF